One window of Chryseobacterium sp. JJR-5R genomic DNA carries:
- a CDS encoding MBL fold metallo-hydrolase, whose translation MNTDKYYLRPNVVIEPLIERWYAWAHLISPVTAGLNVTHRHMEIMNSYIESPEEHESMVKNPKMLGGPFMDYKTNRVQDIKELLGKTMIDQREVIKLSLAIKKMNEILQKDAKGQSLEDIYTKVPAVLKGYIELVYDLNGNPSFRFFENLLYKSNFYSTNTQSIALWTTENDSRPFCLSTPRLNEEGVLHLNLPFDHPFIDEFSKMKRTPKSYEEIRGLIGDLTEKEEELFQSFFTQKEASPYKEYKGDKVRMRYFGHACILIETDTVSVLVDPLISYYGYTSSVEHFSDYDLPKIIDYVLITHNHQDHILLETLLPLRHKIRNIIVPRSGNGNIQDPNVKLMFNNIGFENVIEIGELESVNFHDCQITGIPFMGEHSDLDIPSKTCYHIKVDEFTLMFLADSRVLEKRTYEHVKNYIGEVDVIFLGMECDGAPLTWLYGPLMLSEISREHDQSRRLSGSDFKRGMDLVDVFNPLEVYVYAMGQEPWCEFISSIKYTDESNPIVQSNLLVETCNNKGIIAERLYGEKEILYSKKSVRK comes from the coding sequence ATGAATACAGATAAATATTACCTGAGGCCTAATGTTGTGATAGAACCTTTAATAGAAAGATGGTATGCTTGGGCTCACCTGATTTCACCTGTTACAGCAGGTTTAAATGTTACGCACAGGCATATGGAAATAATGAACTCCTATATAGAGTCTCCTGAAGAGCATGAAAGTATGGTGAAAAATCCAAAGATGCTGGGTGGACCTTTTATGGATTATAAAACAAACAGAGTTCAGGATATTAAAGAATTGCTTGGGAAGACAATGATTGACCAGAGAGAGGTTATAAAATTGTCATTAGCCATAAAGAAAATGAATGAAATTTTACAGAAAGATGCGAAAGGACAGTCATTGGAAGATATTTACACTAAAGTTCCCGCCGTACTGAAAGGATATATAGAACTTGTATATGATCTTAACGGAAACCCGTCTTTCAGATTTTTTGAAAACCTTTTATATAAAAGTAATTTTTACAGTACCAATACACAAAGTATAGCACTGTGGACCACAGAGAATGATTCTCGCCCTTTCTGCTTAAGTACACCAAGACTGAATGAAGAAGGAGTATTACACTTAAATTTACCATTTGATCATCCTTTTATTGATGAATTCAGCAAGATGAAAAGAACTCCCAAAAGTTATGAGGAAATAAGAGGTTTAATTGGAGATCTTACAGAAAAAGAGGAAGAATTATTTCAAAGCTTTTTTACACAGAAAGAAGCTTCTCCTTATAAAGAATACAAAGGGGATAAAGTTCGTATGCGTTATTTTGGACATGCTTGCATCTTAATAGAAACAGATACTGTAAGCGTTCTTGTAGATCCTCTTATAAGTTATTATGGATATACTTCAAGTGTAGAACATTTTTCTGATTATGATTTACCCAAAATTATTGATTACGTATTGATTACTCATAATCATCAGGATCATATTTTACTGGAAACACTTCTCCCGCTAAGACACAAAATCAGAAATATCATTGTACCAAGATCAGGAAATGGAAACATACAGGATCCTAATGTAAAATTGATGTTTAATAATATCGGATTTGAAAATGTAATTGAAATAGGTGAACTGGAATCTGTTAACTTCCATGATTGCCAGATAACAGGTATTCCATTTATGGGAGAACATAGCGATCTCGATATTCCGTCAAAAACATGTTACCATATAAAAGTAGATGAATTTACCCTGATGTTTTTAGCTGATTCCCGTGTTTTAGAAAAACGAACATATGAGCATGTAAAAAATTATATAGGAGAGGTAGATGTGATCTTCTTGGGAATGGAATGTGATGGAGCCCCTTTAACTTGGTTATATGGCCCCTTGATGCTTAGTGAAATCAGTCGAGAACATGATCAGTCGAGAAGATTATCAGGCTCAGATTTTAAAAGGGGTATGGATCTGGTAGACGTTTTTAACCCATTGGAGGTATATGTATATGCTATGGGACAGGAGCCATGGTGTGAGTTTATAAGCAGTATAAAATATACAGATGAATCAAATCCTATTGTGCAGTCAAATCTATTAGTAGAAACCTGTAATAATAAAGGTATTATAGCAGAAAGGCTATATGGTGAAAAGGAAATTTTATATAGTAAAAAGTCTGTAAGAAAATGA